A DNA window from Nycticebus coucang isolate mNycCou1 chromosome 1, mNycCou1.pri, whole genome shotgun sequence contains the following coding sequences:
- the LOC128578399 gene encoding 60 kDa heat shock protein, mitochondrial-like codes for MLRLPTVLSQIRPVSRALAPHLTRAYAKDVKFGADARALMLQGVDLLADAVAVTMGPKGRTVIIEQSWGSPKVTKDGVTVANSIDLKDKYKNIGAKLVQDVANNTNEEAGDGTTTATVLARSIAKEGFEKISKGANPVEIRRGVMLAVDAVIAELKKQSKPVTTPEEIAQVATISANGDKEIGSIISGAMRKVGRKGVITVKDGKTLNDELEIIEGMKFDRGYISPYFINTSKGQKCEFQDAYVLLSEKKISSVQSIVPALEIANAHRKPLVIIAEAVDGEALSTLVLNRLKVGLQVVAVKAPGFGDNRKNQLKDMAIATGGAVFGEEGLTLNLEDVQPHDLGKIGEVIVTKDDTMLLKGKGDKAQIEKRIQEIVEQLEITSSEYEKEKLNEHLAKLSDGVAVLKVGGTSDVEVNEKKDRVTDALNATRAAVEEGIVLGGGCALLPCIPALDSLTPANEDQKIGIEIIKRTLKIPAMTIAKNAGVEGSLIVEKIMQSSTEVGYDAMIGDFVNMVEKGIIDPTKVVRTALLDAAGVASLLTTAEIVVTELPKEEKDPGMGAVGGIGGGMGGGMF; via the coding sequence ATGCTTCGATTACCCACAGTTCTTAGCCAGATAAGACCAGTGTCCAGGGCACTGGCTCCCCATCTCACTCGGGCTTATGCCAAAGATGTAAAATTTGGTGCAGATGCCCGAGCCTTAATGCTTCAAGGTGTAGACCTTTTAGCCGATGCTGTAGCCGTTACAATGGGGCCAAAGGGAAGAACAGTGATTATTGAACAGAGTTGGGGAAGTCCCAAAGTAACAAAAGATGGTGTGACTGTTGCAAATTCAATTgacttaaaggataaatataaaaatattggagCTAAACTTGTTCAAGATGTTGCCAATAACACAAATGAAGAGGCTGGGGATGGGACCACCACTGCCACTGTGTTGGCACGGTCCATTGCCAAGGAAGGCTTTGAAAAGATTAGCAAAGGTGCTAATCCAGTGGAAATCAGGAGAGGTGTGATGTTAGCTGTTGATGCTGTCATTGCTGAACTGAAGAAGCAGTCTAAACCTGTGACAACTCCTGAAGAAATTGCTCAGGTTGCTACGATTTCTGCAAATGGAGACAAAGAAATTGGCAGCATCATTTCTGGTGCAATGAGAAAGGTTGGAAGAAAAGGTGTCATCACAGTAAAGGATGGAAAAACACTGAATGATGAATTAGAAATTATTGAAGGCATGAAATTTGATCGAGGCTatatttctccatacttcattaaCACATCAAAAGGTCAGAAATGTGAATTCCAGGATGCCTATGTTCtattaagtgaaaagaaaatttctagtGTTCAGTCAATTGTACCTGCTCTTGAAATTGCCAATGCTCACCGTAAGCCCTTGGTCATAATCGCTGAAGCTGTTGATGGAGAAGCTCTAAGCACACTCGTTTTGAATAGGCTAAAAGTTGGTCTTCAAGTTGTAGCAGTCAAAGCTCCAGGTTTTGGTGATAATAGAAAGAACCAGCTTAAAGACATGGCTATTGCTACTGGTGGTGCAGTGTTTGGAGAAGAGGGGTTGACCCTAAATCTTGAAGATGTTCAGCCTCATGACTTAGGAAAAATTGGAGAGGTCATTGTGACCAAAGATGATACCATGCTCTTGAAAGGAAAAGGTGACAAGGCTCAAATTGAAAAACGTATTCAAGAAATTGTTGAGCAGTTGGAGATTACATCTAGtgaatatgaaaaggaaaaactaaatgaACATCTGGCAAAACTTTCAGATGGAGTAGCTGTGCTGAAGGTTGGTGGAACAAGTGATGttgaagtaaatgaaaagaaagacagagttaCAGATGCTCTTAATGCCACAAGAGCTGCTGTGGAAGAAGGCATTGTTCTTGGAGGGGGTTGTGCTCTGCTTCCGTGCATTCCAGCCTTGGATTCATTAACTCCAGCTAATGAAGAtcaaaaaattggtatagaaattattaaaagaacaCTCAAAATTCCTGCAATGACCATCGCTAAGAATGCAGGTGTTGAAGGATCTTTGATAGTGGAGAAAATAATGCAAAGTTCCACAGAAGTTGGTTATGATGCTATGATTGGAGATTTTGTGAATATGGTGGAAAAAGGAATCATTGATCCAACAAAGGTTGTAAGAACTGCTTTACTGGATGCTGCTGGGGTAGCTTCTCTGTTAACTACAGCAGAAATTGTAGTCACAGAACTTCCTAAAGAAGAGAAGGACCCTGGAATGGGTGCAGTGGGTGGCATAGGAGGTGGTATGGGAGGTGGCATGTTCTGA